One region of Fragaria vesca subsp. vesca linkage group LG4, FraVesHawaii_1.0, whole genome shotgun sequence genomic DNA includes:
- the LOC101306425 gene encoding probable pectinesterase 29-like, which produces MTIFPPWFGYYSFVVILLGFGLGQLGTHGQIYRLYGQKKLATYTITVDQSGKGNFTKVQSAIDAVPSNNKHWVCIKISSGTYREKVKIPSDKPYIILKGENKRRTQIVWDDIGPVDRSATFISEAPSITIKSITFANSYNNPFNRYRQITQALAAMISGDKTLFYKCGFFGFQDTLWAVEGRQFYKKCTIQGAIDFIFGHAQAVFQGCAISVLAGNLQPGGIGYITAHGRDNPDESGGFIFNECMVHGTGLTYLGRAWRPYARVIFYRSNLSNIVVPEGWDGWQALGHEEQLTFGEYGCYGAGANTSKRVSWERKLGPDMVQQFTSLNFIDSEGWLINQPS; this is translated from the exons ATGACAATATTTCCTCCATGGTTTGGTTACTATTCATTTGTCGTCATCTTGCTAGGGTTTGGATTAGGGCAACTAGGTACTCATGGCCAGATCTATAGATTATACGGCCAAAAGAAATTAGCTACTTACACCATCACCGTCGATCAATCCGGCAAAGGAAACTTCACCAAAGTACAATCCGCCATTGATGCTGTTCCTTCAAACAACAAGCACTGGGTTTGTATCAAGATCTCCTCCGGAACCTATAG GGAGAAGGTGAAAATTCCTTCTGATAAGCCGTACATAATTCTAAAAGGAGAAAACAAGCGACGAACACAAATCGTTTGGGATGATATTGGCCCTGTTGACAGAAGTGCCACTTTCATTTCTGAAGCTCCTAGTATCACTATCAAATCCATCACTTTTGCT AATTCATACAATAATCCTTTTAACAGATATCGTCAAATTACACAAGCATTGGCAGCTATGATAAGTGGCGATAAAACATTATTCTACAAATGTGGATTTTTTGGGTTTCAAGATACTTTGTGGGCTGTTGAAGGACGCCAGTTTTACAAGAAATGCACTATCCAAGGTGCTATCGATTTCATCTTTGGCCATGCCCAGGCCGTTTTCCAG GGTTGCGCCATATCAGTGCTAGCGGGAAATCTCCAGCCTGGTGGGATAGGGTACATCACAGCACACGGGAGAGACAATCCGGATGAATCAGGCGGATTCATTTTCAACGAATGCATGGTGCATGGTACTGGTTTAACCTATTTGGGAAGGGCGTGGAGACCTTATGCAAGGGTCATTTTCTACAGGTCTAACTTATCAAACATTGTAGTCCCTGAAGGTTGGGATGGTTGGCAAGCTCTTGGTCATGA GGAGCAATTGACATTTGGAGAGTATGGATGCTATGGAGCAGGAGCCAACACTTCGAAGCGTGTGAGTTGGGAAAGGAAGCTTGGCCCTGATATGGTGCAACAGTTTACTAGTTTGAATTTTATTGATTCTGAAGGATGGCTCATTAACCAACCTTCTTAA